In Cervus elaphus chromosome 5, mCerEla1.1, whole genome shotgun sequence, the following proteins share a genomic window:
- the HPD gene encoding 4-hydroxyphenylpyruvate dioxygenase, translating into MTTYSDKGEKPESGRFLHFHSVTFWVGNAKQAASYYCSKLGFEPLAYKGLETGSREVVSHVVKQGQIVFIFSSALNPWNKEMGDHLVKHGDGVKDIAFEVEDCDYIVQKARERGAKIVREPWVEQDKFGKVKFAVLQTYGDTTHTLVEKMNYTGRFLPGFEAPAFMDPQLSKLPNCSLEIIDHIVGNQPDQEMVSASEWYLKNLQFHRFWSVDDTQVHTEYSSLRSIVVANYEESIKMPINEPAPGKKKSQIQEYVDYNGGPGVQHIALKTKDIITAIRHLRERGVEFLAVPSTYYKQLREKLKSAKIRVKENIDILEELKILVDYDEKGYLLQIFTKPMQDRPTLFLEVIQRHNHQGFGAGNFNALFKAFEEEQDLRGNLTDMEPNGVVSGM; encoded by the exons ATG aCAACTTACAGCGACAAAGGAGAGAAG CCTGAAAGCGGCCGATTCCTCCACTTTCACTCCGTAACCTTCTGGGTTGGCAATGCCAAGCAG GCTGCGTCATATTACTGCAGTAAGCTGGGCTTTGAGCCCCTAGCCTACAAGGGCCTGGAGACCGGTTCCCGGGAAGTGGTGAGCCACGTGGTCAAGCAAGGGCAG ATTGTGTTcatcttctcctctgccctcaaccCCTGGAACAAAG AGATGGGCGATCACCTGGTGAAACACGGCGATGGAGTGAAGGACATTGCGTTCGAGGTGGAGGATTGTGACTACATTGTGCAG AAAGCCCGGGAACGAGGCGCCAAGATCGTGCGGGAGCCCTGGGTAGAGCAAGATAAGTTTGGGAAGGTGAAGTTTGCTGTGCTACAGACG TATGGGGACACGACACACACCCTGGTGGAGAAGATGAACTATACTGGCCGGTTCCTGCCTGGATTCGAGGCACCAGCGTTCATGGACCCGCAACTTTCCAAGCT gcccAACTGCAGTCTTGAGATAATCGATCACATTGTGGGAAACCAGCCTGATCAAGAGATGGTGTCTGCCTCTGAATG GTACCTGAAGAACTTGCAGTTCCACCGTTTCTGGTCCGTGGATGACACGCAGGTGCACACGGAGTACAGCTCTCTGAGGTCCATCGTGGTGGCCAATTATGAGGAATCCATCAAGATGCCCATTAATGAGCCAGCACCGGGCAAGAAGAAGTCCCAGATCCAG GAATATGTGGACTATAATGGGGGCCCTGGGGTCCAGCACATTGCTCTCAAGACCAAAGACATCatcacagca ATTCGCCACTTGAGAGAGAGAGGCGTGGAGTTTTTGGCCGTTCCATCTACATACTACAAACAACTGCGGGAGAAGCTCAAGTCGGCCAAGATCCGGGTGAAGGAGAATATTGATATCCTGGAG GAGCTGAAGATCCTGGTGGACTACGACGAGAAAGGCTACCTCCTGCAGATTTTCACCAAACCCATGCAGGACCGGCCCACGCTCTTCCTGGAAGTCATTCAGCGCCACAATCACCAG GGTTTTGGAGCCGGTAACTTCAATGCACTGTTCAAGGCCTTCGAGGAGGAGCAGGACCTGCGAGGAAACCTCACCGACATGGAGCCCAACGGCGTTGTTTCCGGCATGTAG